ACTCTCCACCAGTCTCGGGCGACGACAAGGATTGCTATTTGAAACTGCCACCAGCTTTACCGATATCGAGCACCTGCGCTCGGCCTTGGTTGGAGCCGTTGGTCATCGCCCCTTGCGTTTAAGCGATGTGGCCTCAATCCGCATTGATTCTCAGCCCCCGGTCCAGAACCTTTCCATCTGGATGGATGAAAAACGGGGCAGTCCTCGGGAGGTGATCTCGCGAATGGAAGAGGCCTTTCCGGGAGTGGTGACCATCGGGCCGAAATTTGAAGCCATCTTTGCCCAAAGTCTTCAGCCCATTCTTCTTATCCTCATCTGCTTTTTGCTGCAGATACTCGTGGTGTGGATCGTGAAGCTTCCGATGAGATCCATGCTCTATGTGGGAGCTACTGGTCTATTGGTTGCGGTTCACTTTCTGTTTTGGAAGGGCCTGGTGGCTCCTCCCTTTACAGTGATGGATCTTCATGCCCTGGCTCTAACACTGATGTTTGGTTCACTGTTTTTGCCCGTGCTCTACATTCGTATCCGCACTTATTTTATGAATGAGAAAGTCATACCCCGACCACCGAAAACCCTGGACCAGGCCAAGCTGTTTTCCATGGCCGAGCTCCTCCCCACCTTTTTGGTTCTTTGTGTTGCCCTTTGGATTGCGGCCTTGCCCATTCTTTCAACTACAGTAAACCTACCGAGTCGGTATATTGCCGAGAGCTTCTTCTATCTTGGCCTTCCCATTTTGTTCGCCGCACTGATAGTGATCCCGCTTTCCACTCAAGGTGATTTTTTGCTGCACAATATTACTTTGCCACGGACCAAAATGATTTGGCATCTTTCTCACATTCAATCACAGATTGGCGTATGGTCAATTGTCGGCCTCGCCATTGCCACCTTTGTGATCTTTCAAAGGTTTGATTTTGGTGTCTCCTACAAGATCCATGACAATCTCACGCGCAAGATGGTCATGGACCTTCGCGGCTATTCCAACCAACTGTTATTCAAGTCTCAGGGTCTGGCGGATTCCGATCTCAAGCAGGCGAGATTTGAGTACGCAGATCGCAATCTCTTTGAAACGGTTCGGGTTCGTGAGTTCACCTCAAGTGGAATGAGATACCTGGGCCAGTTGGATCTTATGGGATTTGTTTCCGCCATGAAGGGGGTGCAAACCGGCGAGTCCTTTGGCTTTATCCAAGGAAGCAGCAATACCCCCATTCCCCTGCAGTTTTCATCCAGCCACTTTGATGCAGACTGGATACCCGGCCTTTACTTTGCCTCAAAAAATCCGGAAAGCAGCAACCTACCGGTCGAGACTCTCACCGCTGCCAGACTGGAACAAAAGCCTTCGCGCATCCTCCGTGACAATATGGTGGAGGGCGACCGGGTTCGCCCGGAATATGACCGTAGCAGAGGGAGCTTTCAAACCTCCCCCCAGCAGGGAATTTTTCCCACCCCCTGGACCAAGTACCTCCTGAAGCAGTTTCAGGAGTACCAAAGCACCCACTGGCTGAGTTTGATTTTTCTCTTCTTCTTATTTGCCATTTATTTGAATTCGTTTATCCGCAGTGCTCTGGTGATCATGTTCGCCCTTGCAACCACCGGATTTGTTTTGTTCGTTCGCTATCTGATTCCCGACGCTTTCCACGCCGATAGTTTGTGGTTACTGGAGGTGGGAACCTTTCTCGCCTTGTTTCAAATACTCGTGTCCGCCCGAATTATTGATATTGAGCGTTCCCGGGGTTACGACAGGGACCTGTGCATCGAGGGGGTAAAAAAGGAATTTGCTCCGACGGTGTTTCTCTGTAGTGGCACGTTTGTCCTGGCTATTCTCGTTGCTGGCATCACCGAGTTTTTCCCTTTTGTGCCGGCCATGGGTTTTTGGAAAGAAGGGGTGATTTTGGCCGTACTCATGGGCGCCATCTTACTCTACAGCGCCCACATTCTTTTTTCTCTGTTTTATCTTTCCAGCGAAGAGCTTTTGGATCGTATGATCTTCCGCTTCTACAGGGCCTTTACTTTGTGGAAACGCCTACGGAAGGGAGACTGACGAAATCCACGTTACCTGACGGGCCCATTGCACCATTTTGCGGGAAGCCCGTCGCCGTGCGACCAGAAAAGCCACTGCGTCCACTAAATCCACGGCTCACACACTTTCTTTCCCCACGGTCGTAATAACATGGATCTCCAGCACGACCGCCACGCCCCCCGCTCCCGGGGCGACCATTCATTCCGGCCCGACCACCAAGCCCGCCGTGAACGCGAATCTCTAACAAATTTGCCAAGTCTTCATGGCCCGCAGACAGATGAACAACCACGCGCCCACCGGGGCCACCATCCGCACCGGCACCACCCAGTCCCGCATTGCCGCCGTTACCACCATTGCCGCCATCACCCGAGCGATGACCAAAGCCACGCACATCGCCGCCCTCGCCACCATCACCACCATCTTGCCCATTGCCACCGCGGCCACCGCTTCCACCGGTACCGCCAACGGCGTAAAGCAAGATTTTTTGATCGGGGACGACTTGAACTTCTTCATTAACCAAGGTCGGCTCTCCGCTGCCCGGGCGCTGAACTTCTGCTCTGATATGCAGATAATCCGGCTGAGACCCGGGAGTCATCCACAACAAGATCTCCCCACCATGGCCACCGGTTCGCCCCTCTTTGCCCTCTTCGCCATGCCTTCCGTCGTCGCCATCACGACCATCGGAACCATTAAAACCATCAAAGCCATCGCGAGCCCGCCCAATATGACTGCGCCCATCCATGCCTGACAAACCACTCAAGCCCTGGGCATTGAGACGATAAAAATAATCTTCGGCGCCTGCAGTGATTGAAATGACCAATAGACTCAAACACAGCAAAAGAGTGCGACACATAGAATTCCCCCCGGAAACGATTTGTAAGACCCATCAAGCCTAGACCTTCGTTGGCGAAGTTTCCAGTGTTGCCGAGGCATTTCAGTGGTTTTTCTAGGTACGGGGCATTAACTGCTCACGGGCAGTCAGAAATGGTGGCCGGATTGCCATTGAGCTGAGACGTGTCGCTCCAACTCCCTGCGTAGGTGCCCGTCGACATACCGGTAAAGCCGACAGTGGCCGTTGATTCATTGCAGACCAGGTTTTGGTTAGCCGAGGAGTTGAACTGATTTCCTCCACTACCGTTAAGTGCCTTAAGTGCCGTGCCGGTGTTACCGGTGATCTGGGCGGTGCGTTTGAGGGTGGACCCCTCAATATTGGTAACACCACCCGTGAAAGTGTTGTCATCAATGGCAATGGCTCCATTACCGCAGCCATCTTTGATGGTGGAGTTTGTCACCGTCAGGGTGCCGCGAAAGTTGAAAAGAGGATAGTCCGTGGCATCACTGCTGCCATCGCAAAAAATGGTGCTATTTGTGACTGTAGCTGTAGAACCAATGGAAACGCGAATTCCCTGATACTTGGAAGTAATCACACTATCTGTCACCACTAAGGTCCCAGAATCAACAAACGCCCCCATTTTGCCTTCGGCAACCGAAATCGAGGAATCATGGATCTTAATCGGCGTCGTACTCCCGCTGTTTCCATCAATGTTCACTGTGTAGGCTGAGCCCGCGACTCCCGAATTGGTGATCGTGGAGTGGAGAATCTGAATATCTTGACTGGATGAGTCCGCCATCACTGCCCAACCAGAACCGCCGGTGTTAAAGTCAATGGTCACACCGACGAGCTTAATACCGGTGCGCCCAGTCGCTGTGAATACCGACATCTGGGCGCTGGTACCGCTGTTACGGGTGGAGACAAAGCCCGCTGTCTGGCCTTGGCGAACAACAATGGTGGTGTTATCGCCACCAAAAGTCATGTCATCACCATTGAGGGCCACCGAGTTGTTGATGGTCACCCCGTTAGTCAAACAAATCACTTTGGAGCCGGTTCCCAGTCGAGAGGACTCAAATAGGTCAAAGGTGTTATTGGTACCGTCCTCCTCTTCATCACAGGAGATAAAACTCACCCCAGAGTATTGGCTTGAGGGCGTAAACTCGTAGTCCTCATAGTAGCCATTATTACCATAGGCGCGGATGATATGCTTTTGGCTATAATCCGAGGTGAGCCAAACCAAGGAAGATGTGGAGTCACAGGAACCAAAGCTGGCTCCCCCATCGCGACTGCAGTAGGCGGATGACCCTGAATGGGTGAAGGTCAAAGTTCTTGGTGTCACGTTGTCGTCCACCCATAGTGTCCGGGTCGAGTTGGGCACCGTCACCGATAAACCTACCGCAGAGGTCGACGCCGATTCAGAAGTGCAGTTTTGATTCTGTCTTGCTCCGAGACGAAACAAATTATCCCAGCCATCTGTCCCACAATGAGAGCCGCAGCCGGTCAGGCTAAGGAGGGAAACAAGGATGAGAAGAGAAAAACCGAAATGAATCATGGTTGACCTATCGGCCAATGTAGAATCCAGATAAGGGTTAACAAGGCATCTTCACAACTTAAGATAACCTTAATCCTTTTGGACCTAATCCAGACACCATCAATGCTCTATCTTTGGTGAAGCCTTCAGTTGGTTAAGCTGATGACTGTAACGACCACAAAGATACCAAGAGTAAATGAAATCATGCCTTCTCTATCGGCCGTTGCCAGTGCAGGATGAGTATTCACACTCTTTCTTTACACTAAATATTTGCGGCTTAAGAAAGCCTTAAGAACTCAAGATATACCACAAAACCAATCAACGCCTTATCTTTCGTAAGACTTGAACAGCTTGAAATCACTCTGTTGGAGGGTGATTTCCTTGGTGGTCATTTCCAGATTGTAGTGGTGATAGTAAAGAGTTCCTGTGCCATGGGGGTCTTCAAAGTCAGTGGCAATGTAGTAGAGCATAATGACGTTTTCATTGGGCTCGTGTTTGAGGTAGGGAATATTATAGGCTGTCCCCTTACCCTTTTCCCCTTTGTAGCCCTTGTTTGCCCGATAATCAATATCGGCAACCCTGACATCATAACAAGGATAATCCTTGTCATTGTAGCCAGCAAAATCAAACTGAATATCGTAATCGCCACGTGACTCAAAGGGATTCAAGGGGTGGCGATGCTTCAAAAACAGATCTTTCACTTCTGTATTTTGGTCATAGCGCTCGTAGAGGTTCTGAAAGTCCGTGGGGTTGATTTCCGCCGAAGGTAAACTCAGGAACTGAAAGAACTCCTGAAAGTCCAAGACTCCGTCCCCGTCACTGTCGTAGTTGAGATCATAGGTGGTCTTACCATACTGACTTTCCATGCGGTTGGTCCAATGATCGGTCGGACCGTTGGGGGACAAATTGAGGAGCAGAGCCTCCTCACAGGCATTCAAAAGGTCAAAGTCCTCGTCTTTGGTTTCGATCGCGCAGTCTTTTAGTCCCTGACGACCACCAAAGAGGCCGTACTTCCATACAAATCCGTCAGAATAATTCTTATGCAAGGAGTGTCGTTGCGTGGGATCAAATCGGCCTCCCTGAAAAAAGCGATCCAGGTCCGCTTTATAAATCGAGTTAAAACTCACCTCATCTTTGTCACACAATCCATCACTGTCTGAATCCACATCCACGCTGCCGTCCATGCAGAAACCTGAGTTGAGGTTGTAGACATGAAGGCGATCATTTTTGACAGTAATGGGCTTGGCTTTGAAACCACCGAGAAGAGACTGAAAATCCAATTGCTCACCGGCACTCACATCAATAAAGGAACCCTTGCCCGCATTGGCCATCAATTGCAGACCAGTCCTGGCCGTAGTCGGATTCTGAAAAGGAGCGGTTTGGTAAAAGGCTGTGTGCAGGTGAATGTCACCACTTTTTTTACCAATCAAATCAGTGATCAGGCGAATGCGGCTGTCCCCCGGGCCCGAAATGGGGGTCTCACCCAGGCTATTGATGGGAAGACCATCGGAGACAAAAAAGACATCATAGATGTCATGGACTTCACCTTTATTATTCATTTGCTCCCGCGCGGCCAGATCATTCAAAAGAAGCCTCTCCACCTTGGCCAAAGCATCGGTATAGTTGGTTCCCAAACTGCCACTCACATCGGGGTTGCCCATAAAATTAGCCAAGGCCGTTTGCATTCCCGCCGAGTTCCCCTCTGGGGTTAGGGCCGGCTCGCCTCCGTCCTTAA
This is a stretch of genomic DNA from Pseudobdellovibrionaceae bacterium. It encodes these proteins:
- a CDS encoding efflux RND transporter permease subunit yields the protein MLKLAQLLEKYRSAVMVLLFAPVLGLFLSSEFHLEMVPPNPHLEFLITYEVPARTAEEITLRAVEPSEKILNGLPGLLGMEANVEDERAEIRLRFSASTKVNVAYLNIQEKMDRIRLILPRDVERYSIDFVQAEKPATLEFSNTDGMPVSRLAEILGPHQGSIQKTEPPLERQVRILVEPHPKSLAENQISVSQVVQALQSLGLSTSLGRRQGLLFETATSFTDIEHLRSALVGAVGHRPLRLSDVASIRIDSQPPVQNLSIWMDEKRGSPREVISRMEEAFPGVVTIGPKFEAIFAQSLQPILLILICFLLQILVVWIVKLPMRSMLYVGATGLLVAVHFLFWKGLVAPPFTVMDLHALALTLMFGSLFLPVLYIRIRTYFMNEKVIPRPPKTLDQAKLFSMAELLPTFLVLCVALWIAALPILSTTVNLPSRYIAESFFYLGLPILFAALIVIPLSTQGDFLLHNITLPRTKMIWHLSHIQSQIGVWSIVGLAIATFVIFQRFDFGVSYKIHDNLTRKMVMDLRGYSNQLLFKSQGLADSDLKQARFEYADRNLFETVRVREFTSSGMRYLGQLDLMGFVSAMKGVQTGESFGFIQGSSNTPIPLQFSSSHFDADWIPGLYFASKNPESSNLPVETLTAARLEQKPSRILRDNMVEGDRVRPEYDRSRGSFQTSPQQGIFPTPWTKYLLKQFQEYQSTHWLSLIFLFFLFAIYLNSFIRSALVIMFALATTGFVLFVRYLIPDAFHADSLWLLEVGTFLALFQILVSARIIDIERSRGYDRDLCIEGVKKEFAPTVFLCSGTFVLAILVAGITEFFPFVPAMGFWKEGVILAVLMGAILLYSAHILFSLFYLSSEELLDRMIFRFYRAFTLWKRLRKGD